Proteins encoded in a region of the Ancylobacter sp. SL191 genome:
- a CDS encoding proline iminopeptidase-family hydrolase: MWREIEPDQRQDITVDGHRIVTYSFGTGAETVLLLNGGPGLPSDYLREAHSCLIDQGYRVVTFDQLGTGASDRPTDEGLWTIARYVEEVEAVRTALDLGRVHLLGHSWGGWLAIDYALTYPNALKSLILADTVADMPHLVSELEKLRAALGPETVAMMQKHEAAGTFDHPEYQAAITLLNYRHVCRLPEWPAPVKRSLDDWNMGPYMTMQGPNEFLYTGNLKDWNRIPELHRITVPTLIVVGERDELTPACAMKMKHALPQARLNLVLNASHMPFYENPAGYYPVLLDFLASASGA; encoded by the coding sequence ATGTGGCGCGAGATCGAGCCGGACCAGCGGCAGGACATCACGGTCGATGGCCACCGGATCGTCACTTACAGCTTCGGCACGGGCGCGGAGACGGTGCTGCTGCTGAATGGCGGGCCGGGCCTGCCCAGCGACTATCTGCGCGAGGCGCATTCCTGCCTGATCGACCAAGGCTACCGAGTGGTAACATTTGACCAGCTCGGCACCGGCGCCTCCGATCGCCCGACCGATGAGGGGCTGTGGACCATTGCCCGCTATGTCGAGGAAGTCGAGGCGGTGCGCACGGCGCTCGACCTCGGACGGGTGCATCTGCTCGGCCATAGCTGGGGCGGCTGGCTCGCCATCGACTACGCGCTGACCTATCCTAACGCGTTGAAAAGCCTGATCCTTGCCGACACGGTGGCGGACATGCCGCATCTCGTCAGCGAGCTGGAAAAGCTGCGCGCGGCGCTGGGGCCGGAGACGGTTGCCATGATGCAGAAGCACGAGGCGGCCGGCACCTTCGACCACCCGGAATATCAGGCAGCGATTACCCTACTAAATTACCGCCATGTCTGCCGCCTGCCGGAATGGCCGGCGCCGGTGAAGCGCTCGCTGGATGACTGGAACATGGGCCCCTACATGACCATGCAGGGCCCGAACGAGTTCCTCTACACCGGCAATCTCAAGGACTGGAACCGCATCCCGGAGCTTCACCGTATCACAGTACCTACGCTGATCGTGGTCGGCGAGCGGGACGAACTCACGCCGGCCTGCGCGATGAAAATGAAGCACGCGCTGCCGCAGGCGCGGCTCAATCTCGTGCTCAATGCCAGCCATATGCCGTTCTATGAGAACCCGGCCGGCTACTACCCGGTCCTGCTTGATTTCCTCGCCAGCGCCTCGGGCGCGTGA
- a CDS encoding ABC transporter permease codes for MHRYSFILRRPLQFLPVIFGVSLVTFILVRLIPGDPARVLLGARATPTAIANIRAQYGLDEPIWLQYLYFLRNLVHGEMGTSIVYKIDVLRLIATRIEPTLALVLASVVLSILIAVPLAALAARNQGRPIDHAIRVVSTFGIGFPPFWLGLMLIILLAVTVPIFPVSGYGDTLGDKLAHLFLPALTIALSLSTVLLRSLRAAMIDWLKSDVATAARARGMPESIVFWRHVLPNAIAPSINLLAVNIGWLIGGSVVIESIFALPGMGQLLVRAIFSRDYMVVQGVAMVFACATVLVNFIADIATVAVDPRVKL; via the coding sequence ATGCACCGCTATTCCTTCATCCTCCGGCGTCCGCTGCAGTTTCTGCCGGTGATCTTCGGCGTCAGCCTCGTCACCTTCATCCTGGTGCGGCTGATCCCCGGCGACCCGGCGCGGGTGCTTCTGGGGGCGCGGGCGACGCCGACAGCGATCGCCAACATCCGCGCGCAATATGGGCTCGATGAGCCTATCTGGCTGCAATATCTCTATTTTCTCCGTAACCTCGTCCATGGCGAGATGGGCACCTCCATCGTCTACAAGATCGACGTGCTCCGGCTGATCGCGACCCGCATCGAGCCCACCTTGGCGCTGGTGCTGGCGAGTGTCGTGCTCTCCATCCTGATCGCCGTGCCGCTCGCAGCGCTCGCCGCCCGCAATCAGGGCCGGCCGATCGACCACGCCATCCGCGTCGTCTCGACCTTCGGCATCGGCTTTCCGCCCTTCTGGCTCGGGCTGATGCTGATCATCCTGCTGGCCGTCACAGTGCCGATCTTTCCGGTGTCTGGGTACGGTGACACGCTCGGCGACAAGCTCGCCCATCTGTTCCTGCCCGCCCTCACCATCGCTTTGTCGCTCTCCACCGTGCTGCTGCGCTCGCTGCGGGCGGCGATGATCGACTGGCTGAAATCGGATGTGGCGACCGCGGCGCGGGCGCGCGGCATGCCGGAATCCATCGTGTTCTGGCGCCATGTGCTGCCCAACGCCATCGCCCCCTCGATCAATCTGCTGGCCGTGAACATTGGCTGGCTGATCGGAGGCAGCGTGGTGATTGAGAGCATCTTCGCCCTGCCGGGCATGGGCCAGCTTCTGGTCCGGGCGATTTTCTCAAGGGATTACATGGTGGTACAGGGCGTCGCCATGGTGTTCGCCTGCGCCACCGTGCTGGTGAACTTCATCGCCGACATCGCCACCGTCGCCGTCGACCCGCGGGTGAAGCTGTGA
- a CDS encoding ABC transporter permease: MSAPLLTTLRRNPTLMAGLAIIGLFALAALAAPVIAPYDPIFQDATARLQAPSLAHPFGTDNFGRDILSRIIHGARVDLQMAAIGVLFPFLIGTVIGAVAGFFGGLIDALLMRLIDIILAFPFLVLMLAIIAILGPGLSSFYIAMALVGWVSYARLIRAQILVLKTADYAVAAVSLGFSRPRVLFRHLLPNAVAGSVVFCMSDAVLVLLSGAAISYLGLGVQPPTAEWGIMVAEGQSFLSQAWWITVFPGLSIVVLAFGFSLIGDALGELLGVHQ; this comes from the coding sequence GTGAGCGCCCCGCTTCTCACCACGCTCCGGCGCAACCCGACGCTGATGGCGGGGCTGGCCATCATCGGCCTGTTCGCCCTCGCGGCGCTCGCCGCGCCGGTGATCGCGCCCTATGACCCAATCTTTCAGGACGCCACGGCGCGGCTTCAGGCGCCCTCGCTGGCCCATCCCTTCGGCACCGACAATTTCGGCCGCGATATCCTCTCGCGCATCATCCATGGCGCGCGGGTGGATTTGCAGATGGCCGCCATCGGCGTGCTGTTCCCGTTCCTCATCGGTACGGTGATAGGCGCGGTGGCCGGCTTCTTCGGCGGCCTCATTGATGCCCTGCTGATGCGGCTGATCGACATCATCCTCGCCTTCCCCTTCCTCGTGCTGATGCTCGCCATCATCGCCATCCTCGGACCGGGATTGTCGAGCTTTTACATAGCGATGGCGCTGGTCGGCTGGGTCTCCTACGCCCGCCTCATCCGCGCGCAGATCCTCGTTCTGAAGACCGCCGACTATGCGGTGGCGGCGGTGAGTCTGGGCTTTTCCCGCCCACGCGTGCTGTTCCGCCACCTCCTGCCCAATGCCGTCGCCGGCTCGGTGGTGTTCTGCATGTCGGATGCGGTGCTGGTGCTCTTGTCGGGCGCGGCGATCTCCTATCTCGGCCTTGGCGTCCAGCCGCCGACGGCGGAGTGGGGTATCATGGTAGCGGAAGGTCAGTCCTTCCTGTCGCAGGCCTGGTGGATCACGGTGTTTCCCGGCCTCTCCATCGTCGTGCTGGCCTTCGGCTTCTCGCTGATCGGCGATGCGCTGGGCGAGCTGTTGGGGGTGCATCAATGA
- a CDS encoding dipeptide ABC transporter ATP-binding protein, which translates to MSTPGTPNPLLCVRDLTVTVRSEEGTRTLIDGVSLDLNRGEVLGLVGESGSGKSLLCRSLVKLLPSRALAITGGTVELDGRDITQADAAAMEQIRGGAIGMIFQNPTSHLDPVMRVGDQIAEGVIFHRRLDRAAAKAEAIAIMGQVGFTDPPRQYGNYPHEFSGGMRQRAMIAVALACDPDILIADEPTTALDVTIQAQILRLLMELREKRGLSIILITHDLGVVAQTCDRIAVMRQGRIVETGPKRHLLTAPTHPYTRALIASHPSMPALEAVAGQCSEVDDQASQTSQMTGQASVSTPAATPAGAPVAPPAAPLRPLVEIDELQVRYPIGGGWFTRKRHFSALAGVSLQIMPGETVGIVGESGSGKSTLARAMLGLAPISDGHVTFDGDSLRLKPGPTLARMRREAAMVFQDPYNSLNPRFTIGDSLAEVLRVQGKVPAAAIPARVAELLALVELDPALAGRRPRELSGGQCQRAGIARALAVDPRLIVADECVAALDVTIQAQIIALFQRLVATMDLTLVFIAHDLAIVRNLCARVVVMHHGRIVEEGPSAEVFARPREAYTAALIAAIPDIDPDRPLLAPAPTVLSP; encoded by the coding sequence ATGAGCACGCCCGGCACCCCCAACCCGCTGCTGTGCGTCCGCGATCTCACCGTCACGGTGCGGAGCGAGGAGGGCACGCGCACGCTGATCGACGGCGTGTCGCTCGATCTCAATCGCGGCGAAGTGCTTGGTCTTGTTGGCGAAAGCGGATCGGGCAAGAGCCTCTTGTGCCGTTCGCTGGTGAAGCTTCTGCCCTCCCGCGCGCTGGCCATCACCGGTGGAACGGTGGAGCTGGACGGGCGCGACATCACCCAGGCGGATGCCGCCGCCATGGAGCAGATCCGCGGCGGCGCCATCGGCATGATCTTCCAGAACCCCACCAGCCATCTCGACCCGGTGATGCGGGTGGGGGACCAGATCGCGGAAGGGGTAATATTTCACCGCAGGCTCGACCGCGCGGCGGCGAAGGCGGAGGCCATCGCCATTATGGGGCAGGTCGGCTTCACCGATCCGCCGCGCCAATATGGCAACTATCCTCATGAATTCTCAGGCGGAATGCGCCAGCGGGCGATGATCGCCGTGGCGCTGGCCTGCGATCCCGACATTCTCATCGCGGACGAGCCGACGACCGCGCTCGACGTCACCATCCAGGCGCAAATCCTGCGTCTTCTCATGGAGTTGCGGGAGAAGCGCGGGCTCTCCATCATCCTCATCACCCATGATCTCGGCGTCGTCGCGCAGACCTGCGACCGCATCGCGGTGATGCGGCAGGGGCGGATCGTCGAGACCGGCCCGAAGCGGCATCTTCTTACCGCTCCGACGCATCCCTACACCCGCGCCCTGATCGCCAGCCACCCCTCCATGCCGGCCCTTGAGGCGGTGGCCGGTCAGTGCAGTGAGGTGGACGATCAGGCCAGTCAGACCAGCCAGATGACCGGTCAGGCCAGTGTGTCCACGCCCGCCGCAACGCCCGCTGGCGCCCCTGTTGCACCTCCTGCCGCCCCCCTCCGCCCGCTGGTCGAGATCGACGAACTTCAGGTGCGCTATCCCATCGGTGGCGGCTGGTTCACCCGGAAGCGGCACTTCAGCGCGCTGGCCGGCGTCTCCTTGCAGATCATGCCCGGCGAGACGGTGGGCATTGTCGGGGAGAGCGGCTCCGGCAAGTCGACGCTGGCGCGCGCCATGCTCGGCCTCGCCCCGATCTCCGACGGGCATGTGACTTTCGACGGCGACAGCCTGCGCCTCAAGCCCGGCCCGACGCTCGCCCGGATGCGGCGAGAGGCGGCGATGGTGTTCCAGGATCCCTACAACTCGCTCAACCCGCGCTTTACCATCGGCGACAGCCTTGCCGAGGTGCTGCGCGTGCAGGGCAAGGTGCCGGCCGCCGCCATTCCCGCCCGCGTCGCGGAATTGCTGGCGTTGGTCGAGCTCGACCCGGCGCTGGCCGGGCGGCGGCCGCGCGAGCTCTCCGGCGGCCAGTGCCAGCGCGCCGGCATTGCCCGCGCGCTGGCGGTCGATCCCCGTCTGATCGTCGCGGATGAATGCGTGGCGGCGCTGGATGTCACCATCCAGGCGCAGATCATCGCGCTGTTCCAGCGGCTGGTGGCGACGATGGACCTGACGCTGGTGTTCATCGCCCATGACCTCGCCATCGTCCGTAACCTGTGCGCGCGGGTGGTGGTGATGCATCACGGCCGCATCGTCGAGGAGGGGCCGAGCGCCGAGGTCTTCGCCCGGCCGCGCGAGGCCTACACCGCCGCCCTCATCGCCGCCATTCCCGACATCGACCCGGACCGGCCGCTTCTGGCCCCGGCGCCGACCGTGCTGTCCCCCTGA
- a CDS encoding ABC transporter substrate-binding protein: protein MKTAFRTSRLAAFAALLCLSTSFAPVGEAHAAGVLSIARNEDSTTFDPIKSAQNVDNWVFSNVFDVLVRVDATGTKLVPGLAESWSVSDDGLTYTFKLRDAKFSDGAPVTAEDAAYSLIRIRDDKGSLWSDSFKIIDTATASDARTLVVKLKSKSVPFLSMMALPNASVLPKKLVEGAAADTFAEKPVGSGAFSLVEWRRGDRIILKKNPNYWDAAKVSLDGVEWLVIPDDNTRMLKIQAGEVDAAITVPFSRVAELKKNADLTVISDPSTREDHMLINHEHGALAKKEVREALDLAIDKKAIVEAATFGLGEVAYSYVPKGSLYHYADNLQRPYDPEKAKKLLADAGASGLTLNYIVNAGKETDEQIAVLVQQQLSKAGVTVNLQKVDPSQSWDMLVNGDYDISVMYWTNDILDPDQKTTFVLGHDTNLNYMTRYKNEEVKALVEAARLETDPAKREAMYVTLQKMAKADVNWIDLYYSPYINVTRKNISNFHQNPLGRFFLEETVKN, encoded by the coding sequence ATGAAAACCGCCTTCAGGACATCCCGCCTCGCGGCCTTCGCCGCGCTGCTGTGCCTCTCCACCAGCTTCGCGCCGGTCGGCGAGGCTCATGCGGCGGGCGTGCTCTCCATCGCCCGCAACGAAGATTCCACCACCTTCGACCCGATCAAGTCGGCGCAGAATGTCGATAACTGGGTGTTCTCCAACGTGTTCGACGTGCTGGTGCGGGTCGATGCCACCGGCACCAAGCTGGTGCCGGGCCTCGCCGAGAGCTGGAGCGTCTCGGATGACGGGCTGACCTACACCTTCAAGCTGCGCGACGCGAAGTTCTCCGACGGCGCCCCGGTCACCGCCGAGGACGCGGCCTATTCGCTGATCCGCATCCGCGACGACAAGGGCTCGCTCTGGTCGGACAGCTTCAAGATCATCGACACCGCGACCGCGTCTGATGCCAGGACGCTGGTGGTGAAGCTCAAGAGCAAGTCGGTGCCGTTCCTGTCCATGATGGCGCTGCCGAACGCCTCGGTGCTGCCGAAGAAGCTGGTCGAGGGCGCCGCCGCCGATACGTTCGCCGAGAAGCCGGTCGGCTCGGGCGCCTTCAGCCTGGTCGAGTGGCGCCGCGGCGACCGCATCATCCTGAAGAAGAACCCGAATTACTGGGACGCCGCCAAGGTGAGCCTCGACGGCGTGGAATGGCTGGTCATTCCCGACGACAACACCCGCATGCTGAAGATCCAGGCCGGCGAGGTGGATGCCGCCATCACCGTGCCGTTCTCGCGCGTCGCCGAGCTGAAGAAGAACGCCGACCTCACCGTCATCAGCGATCCCTCGACCCGCGAGGACCACATGCTCATCAACCATGAGCATGGCGCGCTGGCGAAGAAGGAGGTGCGTGAGGCGCTCGATCTCGCCATCGACAAGAAGGCGATCGTCGAGGCCGCGACCTTCGGGCTGGGCGAGGTCGCCTATTCCTATGTGCCCAAGGGCTCGCTCTACCACTATGCCGACAATCTCCAGCGCCCCTATGACCCGGAGAAGGCCAAGAAGCTGCTGGCGGATGCCGGCGCCTCCGGCCTCACGCTCAACTACATCGTCAATGCCGGCAAGGAGACCGACGAGCAGATCGCCGTTCTCGTGCAGCAGCAGCTCTCCAAGGCGGGCGTGACGGTCAATCTCCAGAAGGTCGATCCCAGCCAGAGCTGGGACATGCTGGTGAACGGCGATTACGACATCTCGGTGATGTACTGGACCAACGACATTCTCGACCCGGACCAGAAGACCACCTTCGTCCTCGGCCACGACACCAACCTGAACTACATGACCCGCTACAAGAACGAGGAGGTCAAGGCGCTGGTGGAAGCCGCGCGTCTGGAGACCGATCCGGCGAAGCGCGAGGCCATGTATGTGACGCTGCAGAAGATGGCCAAGGCCGACGTCAACTGGATCGACCTCTATTACAGCCCCTATATCAACGTCACCCGGAAGAACATCTCCAACTTCCACCAGAACCCGCTCGGCCGCTTCTTCCTCGAAGAGACCGTGAAGAACTGA
- a CDS encoding HAD family hydrolase, with the protein MSLNDARLNDARLNDARRFRAVAWDIDGTLIDSEPLHHRALLTICGELGADLSDLPDQAFCGTHIRDVWKILRPRLPESTVEAEWIAAINRFYVENRAELMLLPGAVATIRTLAGRGVAQACVSNSSRRVVDANIDALGIADKLAFSISLDDVEHGKPNPEPYARACARLGLPPDQVVAVEDSLAGARAARAAGLHVIGYGSAAFDDIDHAIEAIDQVLALFPPA; encoded by the coding sequence ATGAGCCTGAACGATGCCCGCCTGAACGATGCCCGCCTGAACGATGCCCGCCGCTTCCGCGCCGTCGCCTGGGACATTGACGGCACGCTGATCGACAGCGAGCCGCTGCACCACCGCGCCCTCCTCACCATTTGCGGCGAGCTCGGCGCCGACCTGTCGGACCTGCCGGATCAGGCGTTCTGCGGCACGCATATTCGCGATGTCTGGAAAATCCTGCGCCCGCGCCTGCCGGAGAGCACGGTGGAGGCCGAGTGGATCGCCGCCATCAACCGCTTCTATGTCGAGAACCGCGCCGAGCTGATGCTGCTGCCCGGCGCGGTCGCCACCATCCGCACGCTGGCCGGGCGCGGCGTGGCGCAGGCCTGCGTCTCCAATTCCAGCCGCCGCGTGGTGGACGCCAATATCGACGCGCTCGGCATCGCCGATAAGCTCGCCTTCTCCATCAGCCTCGACGATGTCGAGCACGGCAAGCCGAACCCGGAGCCCTATGCCCGCGCCTGCGCCCGCCTCGGCCTGCCGCCGGACCAGGTGGTGGCGGTGGAGGACAGCCTCGCCGGCGCCCGCGCCGCCCGCGCCGCCGGGCTGCACGTCATCGGCTATGGCAGCGCGGCGTTTGACGATATCGACCACGCCATCGAGGCCATTGACCAGGTGCTGGCGCTGTTCCCGCCCGCCTGA